One part of the Streptomyces sp. NBC_01264 genome encodes these proteins:
- a CDS encoding IS6 family transposase — MPSYANHRYPVEIISHCVWLYFRFPLSFREVEEMMLERGVVVSYETIRRWCLKFGQTYANSLRRRRPKPGDKWHLDEVFIKIGGVRKYLWRAVDQDGNVLDILVQNRRDKAAARRFFRRLLTTTGQVPRVVITDKLKSYGAAHREVMPSVEHRAHKGLNNRAENSHQPTRQRERAMKGFRSPGSAQRFLSAFTGISPHFRPHRHLMTADRYRLEMRVRFTIWNQVTGAAGVLATA; from the coding sequence ATGCCGTCGTACGCGAATCACCGGTACCCGGTGGAGATCATTTCGCACTGTGTGTGGCTGTACTTCCGCTTCCCACTCTCCTTCCGCGAGGTGGAGGAGATGATGCTCGAGCGCGGTGTGGTCGTCTCCTACGAGACCATTCGCCGGTGGTGTCTGAAGTTCGGTCAGACCTACGCCAACAGCCTGCGCCGGCGGCGCCCGAAGCCCGGCGACAAGTGGCACCTCGACGAGGTCTTCATCAAAATCGGCGGGGTCCGGAAGTACTTGTGGCGGGCCGTCGACCAGGACGGGAACGTCCTCGACATCCTCGTCCAGAACCGGCGGGACAAGGCTGCTGCCAGGCGTTTCTTCCGACGACTCCTCACCACCACCGGGCAGGTACCCCGCGTGGTCATCACCGACAAACTGAAGTCGTACGGGGCCGCGCACCGTGAGGTGATGCCCTCGGTCGAGCACCGTGCCCACAAGGGACTGAACAACCGAGCGGAGAACTCCCACCAGCCCACCCGGCAGCGGGAACGGGCGATGAAAGGCTTCCGCAGCCCAGGCTCGGCGCAGCGGTTCCTGTCCGCGTTCACCGGCATCTCACCCCATTTCCGGCCCCACCGGCACCTGATGACCGCCGACCGGTACCGCCTCGAAATGAGAGTGCGCTTCACGATCTGGAACCAGGTCACCGGCGCCGCCGGCGTGCTCGCCACGGCCTGA
- a CDS encoding helix-turn-helix domain-containing protein, translating to MGTRTRASLSPVDLERRRLQAADLFEQGMRQSKVAQMLGVTPQPCQPVAAGLG from the coding sequence ATGGGGACTCGAACTCGTGCGTCGTTGAGCCCAGTTGATTTGGAGCGGCGACGTTTGCAGGCGGCTGATTTATTCGAACAGGGGATGCGGCAGAGCAAGGTCGCCCAGATGCTCGGGGTGACGCCGCAGCCGTGTCAGCCTGTGGCGGCGGGCCTGGGCTGA
- a CDS encoding IS6 family transposase yields the protein MSSVVPSYKNHRYPAEIISHCVWLYFRFPLSFREVEELMLERGVIVSYETIRRWCLKFGQTYANALRRRRPQPGDKWHLDEVFIKIGGVQKYLWRAVDAAGNVLDILVQNRRDKAAARRFFRRLLTSTGRVPRVIVTDKLASYGAAHREVMPSVEHRAHKGLNNRAENSHQPTRQRERAMKGFRSPGGAQRFLFAFAGISPHFRPHRHLMSAGRYRFEMRVRFTIWDQITGAAGVPATV from the coding sequence GTGTCGTCTGTGGTGCCGTCGTACAAGAATCACCGCTACCCGGCCGAGATCATTTCGCACTGTGTATGGCTGTACTTCCGCTTCCCCCTCAGCTTCCGCGAAGTCGAGGAGCTGATGCTCGAGCGGGGCGTGATCGTGTCCTACGAGACCATCCGCCGCTGGTGCCTGAAGTTCGGCCAGACCTATGCCAATGCCTTGCGCCGCAGGCGTCCGCAGCCCGGCGATAAATGGCACCTGGACGAGGTCTTCATCAAGATCGGCGGGGTGCAGAAGTACTTGTGGCGGGCCGTGGACGCCGCCGGCAACGTCCTGGACATCCTGGTCCAGAATCGACGTGACAAGGCTGCGGCCAGGCGTTTCTTCCGTCGGCTCCTCACCTCTACCGGGCGGGTGCCCCGGGTGATCGTCACCGACAAGCTGGCCTCGTACGGGGCGGCGCATCGTGAGGTGATGCCGTCGGTGGAGCACCGTGCTCACAAGGGGTTGAACAACCGGGCGGAGAACTCCCACCAGCCCACGAGGCAACGCGAACGGGCGATGAAAGGGTTCCGCAGCCCGGGCGGAGCGCAGCGCTTCTTGTTCGCGTTCGCTGGGATCTCACCCCACTTCCGACCTCACCGGCACCTCATGAGCGCCGGCCGCTACCGCTTCGAAATGAGGGTCCGCTTCACGATCTGGGACCAGATCACCGGCGCCGCCGGCGTACCCGCCACCGTCTGA
- a CDS encoding MFS transporter, with translation MSEQQVADDTAGATLTIAPPESSKAQSRSLFAQRNFVVFWLGQTVSKVGNGAYQVALGWTVYQLTGSAAAMGLVLALNVLPQVVFALIGGTVADRLSRRMVIILSDSAAALGIGLLAVLSAAGLLSLPVLMAAAVLLGTISAFYGPVTLSERSGMIFGLPVRGGARPCRLWCRRTRITATRPRSFRTVYGCTSASPSASAKSRS, from the coding sequence ATGAGCGAGCAGCAGGTAGCCGACGACACGGCGGGCGCCACCCTGACGATCGCACCGCCTGAGAGCAGTAAGGCCCAGTCGAGGTCTCTGTTCGCGCAGAGGAACTTCGTCGTGTTCTGGCTGGGCCAGACCGTATCGAAGGTCGGCAACGGGGCGTACCAGGTAGCCCTGGGCTGGACCGTCTACCAGCTGACCGGGTCGGCGGCGGCCATGGGTCTCGTGCTCGCTCTCAACGTCCTGCCCCAGGTCGTCTTCGCCCTGATCGGCGGAACGGTTGCGGACAGGTTGTCCCGGCGCATGGTGATCATCCTCTCTGACAGTGCGGCGGCCCTGGGGATCGGGCTACTGGCCGTACTGTCCGCAGCCGGTCTGCTGTCTCTGCCGGTCCTGATGGCGGCGGCTGTCCTGCTGGGAACCATCAGCGCGTTCTACGGCCCTGTCACGTTGTCGGAGCGATCTGGGATGATCTTCGGGTTGCCTGTCCGGGGAGGGGCTCGACCGTGTCGTCTGTGGTGCCGTCGTACAAGAATCACCGCTACCCGGCCGAGATCATTTCGCACTGTGTATGGCTGTACTTCCGCTTCCCCCTCAGCTTCCGCGAAGTCGAGGAGCTGA
- a CDS encoding ISAs1 family transposase gives MPAAPSSPIPSGLGQLAGCDRACPDELPDLLARLSCLPDPRRRRGRRHPLPYVLAVAACAVLAGAKSLTAIAEWAADASDRLLFCCGAALRDPDRPCRAPSEATVRRVLQRIDGDAFDAAIGGWLTARADASRAADQDRHPPSRPVRAAIAVDGKSLRGAIRADGRRVHLLSTLRGDGIVLAQRAVDAKSNEITAFRPLLDPLDLTGAVVTFDALLTQTDHAKFLVEEKNAHYIAGTVTLSGV, from the coding sequence GTGCCTGCTGCGCCATCATCACCCATCCCCTCCGGGCTGGGCCAACTCGCGGGCTGTGATCGGGCCTGCCCCGACGAGCTGCCCGACCTGCTGGCACGGCTATCTTGCCTGCCCGACCCGCGCCGGCGCCGGGGCCGCCGGCACCCGCTGCCGTACGTCCTGGCCGTGGCCGCCTGCGCGGTCCTGGCCGGAGCGAAGTCCCTCACCGCGATCGCCGAGTGGGCCGCCGATGCCTCTGACCGGCTGTTGTTCTGCTGCGGGGCCGCGCTGCGCGATCCGGACCGGCCCTGCCGGGCGCCCAGCGAGGCGACCGTGCGCCGGGTACTGCAGCGCATCGACGGCGACGCGTTCGATGCGGCGATCGGTGGCTGGCTCACCGCTCGCGCGGACGCCTCCCGCGCCGCCGACCAGGACAGACACCCGCCGTCCCGCCCGGTGCGGGCAGCGATTGCGGTGGACGGCAAGTCCCTGCGCGGCGCGATTCGCGCCGACGGCCGCCGCGTCCACCTGCTCTCCACGCTGCGCGGCGACGGCATCGTGCTGGCCCAGCGTGCGGTCGACGCCAAGAGCAACGAGATCACGGCGTTCCGGCCACTGCTGGACCCACTGGACCTGACCGGCGCGGTCGTGACCTTCGATGCACTGCTGACCCAGACCGACCACGCGAAGTTCCTGGTCGAGGAGAAGAACGCGCACTACATCGCCGGCACTGTCACGTTGTCGGGGGTGTGA
- a CDS encoding IS701 family transposase — translation MTTYRDAVAVEATVAEKAWGEAFGRAMSVVAGCFVRREARATAAELVTGLLLEVDTRNCWTLGQALGHPGPHRLQHLLSRARFDHDLARREIAGLLAGELAGQEVVLVVDETGDAKSSTDCVGAGRQYSGAIGGVGLCQVAVHLAAVTSTTKMILDRALYLPADWAADEERRQMAGVPEHVTFATKPQQALAMVTDALATGIEARWFAGDEVYCGRELRRGIRALDLGYVVGIPASYQVTDGAGHRREARKLVNRVRPGQWMRRQTGHGTKGTREYDWAWLDVRPDDTPDQNENENENGAGAGAGAGTSVLVARRHRYTGEVSFFRCWAPGDVSLATLVEVICRRWRIEEAFQLGKGFTGLDQGQVTCWNSWMRWSLFSLIAAAVLALTTAAVHEDSEPPPGLVPLTCPELIRLLRALVLPPPARDRDHVLHWIAWRRHHQAVATTRHQQRHHRHDQP, via the coding sequence GTGACGACGTATCGAGACGCGGTGGCCGTGGAGGCCACGGTAGCCGAGAAGGCGTGGGGCGAGGCCTTCGGAAGGGCGATGAGTGTGGTCGCGGGCTGTTTCGTGCGGCGTGAGGCACGGGCGACGGCGGCGGAGCTGGTCACGGGGCTGTTGCTCGAGGTGGACACGCGGAACTGCTGGACTCTCGGGCAGGCGTTGGGACATCCGGGGCCGCACCGGTTGCAGCATCTGCTGTCCCGGGCCCGGTTCGATCACGATCTGGCCCGCAGGGAGATCGCCGGTCTGCTTGCCGGTGAACTCGCCGGGCAGGAAGTGGTGCTGGTGGTGGACGAGACGGGCGATGCGAAGTCGTCCACGGACTGCGTGGGGGCCGGCAGGCAGTACTCGGGGGCGATCGGCGGTGTGGGTCTGTGCCAGGTGGCGGTCCACCTGGCGGCGGTCACCTCGACCACGAAGATGATCCTTGACCGGGCCCTGTACCTCCCGGCGGACTGGGCCGCGGACGAGGAACGCCGCCAGATGGCCGGGGTGCCGGAGCACGTCACCTTCGCGACGAAACCGCAGCAGGCACTGGCCATGGTCACCGACGCACTCGCCACGGGGATCGAGGCCCGCTGGTTCGCGGGCGACGAGGTGTACTGCGGACGCGAACTGCGCCGGGGCATACGCGCGCTGGATCTCGGCTACGTGGTCGGTATCCCGGCTTCGTACCAGGTCACCGACGGGGCCGGCCACCGGCGGGAGGCCCGCAAACTGGTCAACAGGGTGCGGCCCGGGCAGTGGATGCGCCGGCAGACCGGGCATGGCACCAAGGGCACCCGGGAGTACGACTGGGCCTGGCTCGACGTCCGCCCCGACGACACTCCCGACCAGAACGAGAACGAGAACGAGAACGGGGCCGGGGCCGGGGCCGGGGCCGGGACGAGTGTGTTGGTCGCGCGGCGGCACCGCTACACCGGTGAGGTGTCCTTCTTCCGCTGCTGGGCGCCCGGCGACGTTTCGCTGGCCACGCTGGTGGAAGTGATCTGCCGCAGGTGGCGCATCGAGGAAGCCTTCCAGCTCGGCAAGGGCTTCACCGGACTCGACCAGGGCCAGGTGACCTGCTGGAACTCCTGGATGCGCTGGTCACTGTTCTCCCTGATCGCCGCCGCCGTCCTCGCCCTCACCACCGCAGCCGTCCACGAAGACTCCGAGCCGCCGCCCGGACTCGTCCCGCTGACCTGCCCCGAGCTCATCCGTCTCCTCCGGGCCCTTGTGCTACCCCCACCAGCCCGCGACCGTGACCACGTCCTGCACTGGATCGCCTGGCGGCGCCACCACCAAGCCGTCGCGACCACCCGCCACCAGCAACGACACCACCGCCACGATCAGCCCTGA
- a CDS encoding putative adhesin, with product MKAIYLSAHGNSGQDDTFIPIGKTVTFYCKDGDGISQTLTAAVVSLEQGFQSYTLQGGATVNNYTIGPLNSSEAANEVRFLSSKLQGDFSQSPDSTLLCDSFDCTIETGHTCTGVLGKATAEYDTVHLLICRGEGELEYYDLAGMDELCATFLGIKDEADRRAAWMGYTDRQRSQLILLGNISAWYETLCASLWASEREGSPFGLARYMAAAEGYVHDNLAKYADPSSTLGAEILAPVQNHVEYFLESVKRQRKVHAELIAKIAYFQSGDEGTANDPTKEWEGLSASAREDFLVLAQTRKMSSDAFNRVFKFAGKESFQEWRATLPVAEWWLDSDVALVKDRAFRITRIPNESPQWPACLNEEWCWIRSGKELELVKLNTESTARWLHEQQQA from the coding sequence ATGAAGGCCATCTATCTATCAGCCCACGGAAATTCCGGGCAGGATGATACCTTCATCCCGATCGGCAAGACGGTCACCTTCTACTGCAAGGATGGCGACGGGATCAGCCAGACCCTCACTGCCGCAGTGGTTTCCCTGGAGCAGGGCTTCCAGAGCTACACTCTGCAGGGCGGTGCAACCGTCAATAATTACACGATTGGTCCCCTCAATTCTAGCGAGGCAGCCAATGAGGTGCGCTTCCTGAGTTCAAAGCTGCAGGGCGACTTCTCCCAGTCCCCGGACAGTACGCTCTTGTGCGACAGCTTCGACTGCACCATCGAGACGGGCCATACGTGCACCGGTGTTCTGGGGAAGGCCACCGCGGAATACGACACCGTCCACTTGCTTATCTGCCGGGGTGAGGGCGAGCTAGAGTACTACGATCTCGCCGGAATGGACGAGCTGTGCGCCACCTTCCTCGGGATCAAGGACGAGGCGGACCGCCGGGCAGCCTGGATGGGATACACCGACCGACAGCGGTCCCAGCTGATCCTTCTCGGCAACATCTCCGCCTGGTATGAGACACTGTGCGCCAGTCTGTGGGCCAGTGAGCGTGAGGGCTCGCCGTTCGGGCTCGCCCGCTACATGGCGGCCGCGGAAGGCTACGTCCACGACAACCTCGCGAAGTACGCCGACCCGAGTTCGACGTTGGGGGCGGAGATCCTCGCCCCCGTTCAGAATCATGTCGAATATTTTCTGGAATCGGTCAAGCGGCAGAGAAAGGTACACGCAGAGCTTATCGCGAAGATCGCCTATTTCCAGTCCGGTGACGAGGGTACGGCGAACGACCCGACCAAGGAGTGGGAGGGTCTTTCGGCGTCAGCAAGGGAGGACTTTCTGGTGTTGGCGCAGACTCGAAAAATGAGCTCCGACGCATTCAACAGGGTATTCAAATTTGCCGGGAAGGAGTCGTTCCAGGAATGGCGGGCGACACTTCCGGTGGCAGAGTGGTGGCTCGACTCCGATGTGGCACTCGTCAAAGACCGGGCGTTCCGCATTACGAGGATTCCAAACGAATCCCCTCAGTGGCCGGCCTGCCTCAACGAGGAGTGGTGCTGGATCAGATCCGGCAAGGAACTCGAGCTTGTGAAGCTGAACACTGAATCGACCGCACGATGGCTCCATGAGCAGCAGCAGGCCTGA
- a CDS encoding F-box protein yields the protein MDLREKLIMEPVQKGLSGAASAVWAIMAPRLRNASPELLRAFYKRLQAWHEGAVLSVLADTGIPVEMWYEVLRYLSAEDLARLAQVNQSLREAVELMRPPGEVKPTSRASLPDDFVRTIYTQSELDQSLGERRRPMFTPGEGSDLTIWSGRPHLYGPGRLSAVTGGWVETHRDAHITRVVDGEVIAGSSTTITTVEGGDVYASKQAAITTVNGGEVSITGQATITDVTGGQINAGGQVTIGSMAGGTLSAQEQVTITTVTGGTADIFHNATITHVTGGTVNASDQAAITHVTGGTVNASGQTTITHVTGGTVNASGQTTITAASGVAHIIVSDHAQVTISANADIHVDAYGQSVINAYGGTVNVHSPNVTVNNEGATLTHH from the coding sequence ATGGACCTCAGGGAGAAACTGATTATGGAACCTGTACAAAAAGGACTGAGCGGGGCTGCCTCGGCGGTGTGGGCGATTATGGCTCCCCGGCTCCGGAATGCCAGCCCCGAGCTTTTGCGGGCATTTTACAAACGCCTACAGGCATGGCACGAAGGCGCCGTTCTCAGCGTCCTCGCTGACACCGGTATTCCTGTGGAGATGTGGTACGAGGTCCTGAGGTACCTGTCGGCGGAGGATCTGGCCCGCCTGGCTCAGGTCAACCAGAGTCTGCGCGAGGCCGTTGAGCTGATGCGTCCCCCGGGTGAGGTGAAGCCCACCAGCCGCGCTTCGCTCCCTGACGATTTCGTCCGCACGATCTACACCCAGTCTGAACTTGACCAGTCTCTCGGTGAGAGGCGGCGGCCGATGTTCACCCCTGGAGAGGGCAGTGACCTGACCATCTGGTCGGGGCGCCCCCACCTGTACGGTCCAGGACGCCTGAGCGCAGTGACGGGTGGATGGGTCGAAACCCACCGCGACGCCCACATCACCAGGGTCGTTGATGGAGAAGTCATCGCGGGCAGCAGCACGACGATCACCACCGTGGAAGGCGGAGACGTCTACGCCAGCAAGCAGGCGGCGATCACGACCGTTAATGGTGGAGAGGTATCGATCACCGGGCAGGCCACCATCACCGACGTCACTGGCGGACAGATCAACGCAGGCGGTCAAGTGACAATCGGCAGCATGGCCGGCGGAACTCTGAGCGCCCAGGAACAGGTCACGATCACGACAGTGACCGGCGGAACAGCAGACATCTTTCACAACGCGACCATCACCCACGTGACCGGGGGAACCGTTAACGCCTCCGACCAAGCCGCCATCACCCACGTGACTGGGGGAACTGTCAACGCCTCCGGCCAGACCACCATCACCCACGTGACTGGGGGAACTGTCAACGCCTCCGGCCAGACCACCATCACAGCAGCGAGTGGTGTCGCCCACATCATCGTCAGCGACCACGCACAGGTCACCATCTCAGCGAACGCCGACATACACGTCGACGCCTACGGCCAGAGCGTCATCAATGCCTACGGAGGCACTGTCAACGTCCACAGCCCCAACGTCACCGTCAACAACGAAGGCGCCACCCTCACTCACCACTGA
- a CDS encoding thioesterase domain-containing protein, translating to MSSSGRPCTTARRRPIAREPVTAPAGTSRVRTHHLMSTTHVPAVSHLPVAADFPSLWEARIRGQASEPRQMVELASGAGTPLFLIPWGSGNVKFVREFVDAFNHGHPVYGFETTGLWSKEEPLLAVSDIAERYLRQIRRVQPSGPYLIGGLCGGSQIAYEIATRLRAAGGR from the coding sequence ATGTCGAGCTCAGGCCGCCCTTGCACCACGGCGCGCCGGCGACCGATCGCGCGTGAACCAGTTACTGCTCCCGCTGGCACCTCACGAGTAAGGACACACCACCTGATGTCCACAACGCACGTTCCCGCAGTCAGCCACCTTCCCGTTGCCGCGGATTTCCCTTCCCTGTGGGAGGCGCGGATCCGCGGCCAGGCGTCCGAGCCCCGGCAGATGGTCGAGCTCGCCTCGGGCGCGGGGACTCCGCTGTTTCTGATCCCTTGGGGATCGGGAAATGTGAAATTCGTACGCGAGTTCGTCGATGCCTTCAATCACGGCCACCCCGTCTACGGCTTCGAGACAACCGGTCTGTGGAGCAAGGAGGAGCCGCTGCTCGCGGTCTCTGACATCGCTGAGCGGTATCTGCGGCAGATCCGGCGTGTCCAGCCTTCCGGGCCGTACCTCATCGGTGGGCTGTGCGGTGGCTCGCAGATCGCGTACGAGATAGCGACCCGGCTCAGGGCGGCCGGCGGCAGGTAG
- a CDS encoding IS6 family transposase — protein MESVETTPSYKGFRFPVEIISEAVWLYHRFPLSYREVEELLLARGIIVSHETIRMWCEKFGPQYAAALRRRRRPQAGDKWHLDEVFVKINGVRHYLWRAVDQDGNVLDIVLQSRRNAKAAKRFLAKLMKKQRRVPSVLVTDKLKSYGTAHRVLMPSVEHRSHKGLNNRAENSRQPTRQRERAMKGFRDAGRTQRFLSAFSRISPHFRPRRHLLTATGYRTEMIIRFAIWDQIAGVTVMPTTA, from the coding sequence GTGGAGTCCGTCGAGACCACGCCGTCGTACAAGGGCTTCCGGTTCCCGGTGGAGATCATCTCCGAGGCGGTGTGGCTGTACCACCGTTTCCCGCTCAGCTACCGCGAGGTCGAGGAACTGCTGCTGGCCCGAGGAATCATCGTCTCTCACGAGACGATCCGGATGTGGTGCGAGAAGTTCGGGCCCCAGTACGCGGCCGCCCTGCGCCGCCGCCGTCGGCCGCAGGCCGGCGACAAGTGGCACTTGGACGAGGTCTTCGTCAAGATCAACGGGGTCCGGCACTACCTGTGGCGGGCCGTGGATCAGGACGGCAACGTCCTGGACATCGTGCTCCAGTCGAGGCGCAACGCGAAGGCAGCCAAGCGGTTCCTGGCCAAGTTGATGAAGAAGCAGCGCCGGGTACCCAGCGTGCTGGTCACCGACAAGCTGAAGAGCTACGGCACCGCCCACCGCGTGCTGATGCCCTCGGTCGAGCATCGCTCGCACAAGGGACTAAACAATCGGGCCGAGAACAGCCGCCAGCCCACCCGCCAGCGCGAACGCGCGATGAAGGGCTTCCGTGATGCGGGCCGGACCCAACGATTCCTGTCCGCATTCAGCCGGATCTCACCCCACTTCCGGCCCCGCCGCCACCTGCTCACCGCCACCGGCTACCGCACCGAAATGATCATCCGCTTCGCCATATGGGACCAGATCGCCGGGGTCACCGTCATGCCCACCACGGCCTGA
- a CDS encoding helix-turn-helix domain-containing protein: MLETLGLDLLAEQVYRMMLAHPADGVAQLAARLDTSREAVRASLTKLSALAIIQPSQEEKNGFRVLDPEAAMEVLLARQHAELAAQQLRVEASRAAAAQLIAECSGALPRATDDEHIIGPDAIRDRLAQLARETATEIMTLAPGGAHLTADLEASRDPNAELLRRGVRSRTIYLDSVRNDKPTLEHVNWLNQHGAAVRTRISLPLRRIIFDRRQAVLPTRTADARAGAVLVSGEGTITALCALFDATWETATPLGASPVPSSPGMTPQQTEMLRLLATGVTDETIAKKFGISPRTARRIASDLMDILDARSRFQAGVHAVQRGWLPTP; the protein is encoded by the coding sequence GTGCTGGAGACCCTGGGTCTCGATCTGTTGGCGGAACAGGTCTACCGGATGATGCTGGCCCACCCCGCCGACGGAGTTGCCCAACTCGCAGCCCGCCTGGACACGTCCCGGGAAGCAGTCCGTGCCAGCCTCACCAAGCTCAGCGCACTGGCCATCATCCAGCCCTCACAGGAGGAGAAGAACGGCTTTCGGGTGCTGGACCCTGAGGCCGCAATGGAGGTGCTGCTGGCCCGCCAGCACGCCGAACTGGCCGCCCAGCAGTTACGCGTAGAGGCCTCCCGCGCAGCCGCAGCCCAACTCATCGCGGAATGCTCCGGGGCCCTGCCGCGCGCTACCGACGACGAACACATCATCGGACCAGACGCCATCCGAGACCGCCTCGCCCAGCTCGCCCGGGAGACCGCCACCGAGATTATGACCCTCGCTCCGGGCGGCGCCCATCTCACCGCCGACCTGGAAGCCAGCCGCGATCCCAACGCGGAGCTGCTCCGGCGCGGCGTGCGAAGCCGGACCATCTACCTCGACAGCGTCCGCAACGACAAGCCGACGCTGGAGCACGTCAACTGGCTCAACCAGCACGGTGCCGCCGTCCGCACCAGGATCTCCCTCCCCCTGCGAAGGATCATCTTTGACCGGCGCCAGGCAGTCCTACCCACCCGCACCGCAGATGCTCGTGCCGGAGCCGTCCTCGTCAGCGGGGAGGGCACCATCACCGCGCTCTGCGCGCTCTTCGACGCGACCTGGGAGACGGCGACACCCCTCGGGGCCAGCCCCGTCCCCAGCTCACCCGGGATGACCCCTCAACAGACCGAGATGCTCAGACTTCTGGCCACCGGAGTAACCGACGAGACCATCGCCAAGAAGTTCGGCATCTCCCCACGGACAGCCCGGCGAATCGCATCAGACCTCATGGACATCCTCGATGCCCGAAGCCGCTTCCAAGCAGGAGTCCACGCCGTCCAGCGCGGCTGGCTCCCCACCCCCTAG
- a CDS encoding DUF4765 family protein, with the protein MTSVSVADAASEQQPSTVADVKTGPEVKGSASRAGARRKVASQRQQESKSRDEKTSEPARSAPPALSSYATVLAAVSDAESRKVIVARGMNADQIARAKNRKANVRAARPTPEQARSQVGEADMGGTVMEFTTDPAVATRFSTWSNEGRKSYFVVVEIDSKYLAVGSTAEQGWISAADAPFKILTEREGRRAL; encoded by the coding sequence ATGACGTCCGTGTCGGTCGCGGACGCGGCCTCCGAGCAGCAGCCCAGCACCGTTGCAGACGTGAAGACCGGCCCAGAGGTCAAGGGATCAGCGAGCAGGGCGGGAGCGCGCCGGAAGGTGGCATCTCAGCGCCAGCAGGAATCAAAGAGCCGTGATGAGAAGACTTCGGAGCCCGCACGATCCGCACCCCCTGCCCTCAGTTCGTACGCCACGGTTCTGGCGGCCGTCAGCGACGCGGAGTCGCGCAAGGTCATCGTCGCCCGGGGAATGAACGCCGACCAGATCGCCAGAGCCAAGAATCGCAAGGCGAACGTCCGAGCGGCCCGGCCCACCCCGGAGCAGGCGAGAAGCCAGGTGGGCGAGGCCGACATGGGTGGCACGGTGATGGAATTCACGACCGATCCGGCAGTCGCCACCCGGTTCAGCACTTGGTCAAACGAGGGACGGAAGAGCTACTTCGTGGTCGTCGAGATCGACAGCAAATACCTCGCTGTGGGCAGCACTGCCGAGCAGGGCTGGATTAGCGCCGCAGATGCACCCTTCAAGATCCTTACTGAACGGGAGGGCCGGCGCGCGCTGTAG
- a CDS encoding IS6 family transposase: protein MSSVVPSYANHRYPVEIISHCVWLYFRFPLSFREVEEMMLERGVVVSYESIRRWCRKFGQAYANALRRRRPQPGDKWHLDEVFIKINGASKYLWRAVDQDGNVLDILVQSRRDKAAARRFFRRLLTSTGQVPRVVVTDKLKSYGAAHREIMPSVEHRSHKGLNNRAENSHQPTRQRERAMKGFRSVGGAQRFLSAFTGISPHFRPHRHLMTAGRHRFEMTVRFTIWNQITSATGMPATA, encoded by the coding sequence GTGTCGTCTGTGGTCCCGTCATACGCGAACCACCGCTACCCGGTGGAGATCATTTCGCACTGTGTGTGGCTGTACTTCCGCTTCCCCCTCTCCTTCCGTGAAGTCGAGGAGATGATGCTCGAGCGCGGCGTCGTCGTCTCCTACGAGAGCATCCGCCGCTGGTGCCGGAAGTTCGGCCAGGCCTACGCGAACGCGCTGCGCCGGCGACGCCCGCAGCCCGGCGACAAATGGCACCTCGACGAGGTCTTCATCAAGATCAACGGGGCGTCGAAGTACTTGTGGCGGGCCGTCGACCAGGACGGCAACGTCCTCGACATCCTGGTCCAGAGCCGGCGTGACAAGGCTGCAGCCAGGCGTTTCTTCCGCCGGCTCCTCACCTCCACCGGGCAGGTGCCCAGGGTGGTCGTCACCGACAAGCTGAAGTCCTACGGGGCCGCACACCGCGAGATCATGCCCTCAGTGGAACACCGTTCCCACAAAGGATTGAACAACCGGGCGGAGAACTCCCACCAGCCCACCCGGCAGCGTGAACGCGCGATGAAAGGCTTCCGCAGCGTCGGCGGGGCGCAACGCTTCCTGTCCGCGTTCACCGGGATCTCACCCCACTTCCGCCCCCACCGGCACCTGATGACCGCCGGCCGCCACCGCTTCGAGATGACCGTCAGGTTCACCATCTGGAACCAGATCACCAGTGCCACCGGCATGCCCGCCACAGCCTGA